A single window of Hyla sarda isolate aHylSar1 chromosome 2, aHylSar1.hap1, whole genome shotgun sequence DNA harbors:
- the MBNL2 gene encoding muscleblind-like protein 2 isoform X12, which translates to MLAQQMQFMFPGTQLQPMPTFPVGPTLGTNTAISFAPYLTPMTPGVGLVPTEILPSTPVIVPGSPPVSVAGSTATQKLLRTDKLEVCREFQRGNCARGETDCRFAHPADSTMIDTNDNTVTVCMDYIKGRCMREKCKYFHPPAHLQAKIKAAQHQANQAAVAAQAAAAAATIMTQSTAKAMKRPLEATVDLAFPPGVLHPLPKRPALEKSNGASALFNQSVLHYQQALANAQLQQPTAFFPAGSVLCMTPATSIVPMMHSATSATVSAATTPATSVPFAATATANQGPFYHMLYPSDPVGDIFRF; encoded by the exons ATGCTTGCCCAACAAATGCAGTTCATGTTCCCGGGGACACAGCTACAGCCAATG cccacattTCCTGTAGGTCCAACATTAGGAACTAATACAGCTATTAGTTTTGCTCCATATCTTACCCCGATGACACCAGGTGTTGGATTAGTCCCTACAGAAATATTGCCCTCTACACCTGTCATTGTTCCTGGAAGTCCACCTGTATCAGTTGCCGGTTCTACTGCTACCCAGAAACTTCTCAGGACAGATAAATTGGAG GTATGCAGGGAGTTTCAGAGAGGAAACTGTGCACGGGGAGAGACTGACTGCCGCTTTGCGCACCCAGCAGACAGCACGATGATTGATACAAATGATAACACTGTAACCGTTTGTATGGATTACATTAAGGGTCGCTGCATGAGGGAGAAATGCAAATATTTTCACCCTCCTGCACATTTGCAGGCCAAAATCAAAGCCGCACAACATCAAGCCAACCAGGCTGCAGTAGCAGCACAAGCAGCTGCTGCAGCTGCAACCATAATG ACGCAGTCGACTGCCAAAGCAATGAAGCGACCTCTCGAAGCAACTGTAGATCTG GCTTTTCCACCTGGTGTCCTTCACCCTTTACCAAAGAGACCAGCTCTAGAAAAAAGCAATGGTGCCAGCGCACTTTTTAATCAAAGTGTCTTGCACTACCAACAGGCCCTTGCAAATGCACAGTTGCAGCAGCCTACAGCATTTTTTCCAGCAG GGTCAGTTTTGTGCATGACACCAGCTACCAGTATTG TACCCATGATGCACAGCGCTACGTCCGCCACTGTCTCTGCAGCAACAACTCCTGCAACAAGTGTCCCCTTCGCCGCAACAGCCACAGCCAATCAG